ATCGCGTTCAGCAAATAGCGGCGATAACTGTCGGGCAATTCGTCGAGCCGATTGCCGAACACGACGAAGCTGGGCGGTCGGCTTTTCACCTGCGTGATGTAGCGCAGCTTGATCCGCTGGCCCTTCGGCGCGGGCGGCGGGTTGGCCTCGATCGCGCCTTCGAACCAGCGGTTGAGCTCGCCCGTGGGAACGCGCTTGCTCCACGCCTCGCGCAGGTCGAACGCGACTTCGAGCAAGGTATCGATGCCCTTGCCCGTCTTCGCTGACACCGTGAGCAGCGGCACGTCGCGCAATTGCGACAGCCCTTCCGCAAGCGCCGCCTTGATACCGTTGAACAGCGACGAGGCCTGTTCGGCGACGTCCCACTTGTTGACCGCGATGATCAGCGCGCGGCCTTCCTCCAGCGTTTGCGAGGCGATGCGCAGGTCCTGTGCCTCGAGCCCGCGGGTGGCATCGAGCAGCAGCACCACCACCTCGGCATAATCGATCGCCCGGCGGGTGTCGGCGGCGGATAGCTTTTCAAGCTTGTCCTCGACCTTGGCGCGCTTGCGAAGGCCGGCCGTGTCCACCAGCCGCACCGGCTTTCCCTGCCAGGTCCAGTCGAGGCTGATTGAATCGCGCGTGATGCCCGCTTCGGGTCCGGTGATCATCCGGTCTTCGCCAAGCATGCGGTTGACCAGGGTCGACTTGCCCGCGTTGGGGCGCCCGACGATCGCCAGCTTGAGCTGATGGTCGCCGTTCGCCTCGTCGTCCTCCTCCGCGTCGGGATCGCGCTCGACATGGGGGCGGACGGCCTCGAACAGATCGGCGACGCCCTCGCCATGTTCGGCGCTGAGCGCGATGGGGTCGCCGAAACCAAGGCCGAAAGCTTCGAAAATGCCCGATTCGGCGGCGCGGCCCTCGGCCTTGTTGGCGACCAGCACGACCGGGGTCTTCGACGCGCGCAGCCAGCGGCCGATCTCCTCGTCGAGCGGGGTCAGGCCTTCGCGCGCATCGACCAGGAACAGGGCGACATCGGCCTCATTCACCGCGGCTTCGGTCTGCTGCCGCATTCGCCCGGGCAGGCTGGCGGGATCCTCGTCCTCGAACCCCGCCGTGTCGATCACGCGAAAGTCGAGCCCAAGCAGATTCGCCTCGCCCTCGCGCCGGTCGCGGGTCACGCCGGGCCGGTCGTCGACCAGCGCCACGCGCTTGCCAACGAGCCGGTTGAACAGGGTCGATTTACCGACGTTGGGCCGGCCGACGATCGCAACAGTGGGGAGCGGCATGGCAGCGCCGATAGCAGGCTGTTCGCCTCGCGGCGAAATATTAGCGGAAGGCGTGCAACTGGCCGTCGTTGTCGAACACGAACAAGGTCGAATCCGCGACGATCGGCGACAGGTTGATGCCCGCCGATACGCGCGTCTGGCTCTGGAAGGATCCGCTGACCGGATCGACGTTCACCAGGACGCCGTTGGAGCCGGCGACAATCAGGCGGTCACCGGCCAGGATCGGCCCCGAATAATCGATTTGCCCGCGCTTCGAGCCGGGCCGTTCGAACTGCGGCAATTGGTTGATCCAGCGCACGCGCCCGGTCGCCCGCGACAGGCACAGCAGCTTGGCGTCGGCGGTCACGACGAAAATCCATTCCGGCGCCACCCACGGCGTCGAAATGCCCGAGATGTTCACTTCCCAGATGCGCTGGCCGGTGGTCAGCTCGAGCGCGACCATGCGCCCGCCTTGCCCGACCGCGATCACCTGGCCATTGTCGATCACCGGATCGGCGTCGATGTCGCTGAGCGAGGAGACGCTGGTGCGGATGCTGGTCGGCTGGAGCGCGTCCTGCCACACCTGCCGGCCATTTTCGTAGCGGTATGCGTTGAGCTCGCCCGACGAAAAGCCGGCAACGACCGTGCCCTGCCCGACGGCGGGCGCGGCCGATCCAAAGATCCCCGCAATCTCGAGCGAGGCGGGCTGCGACCAATTCTGGCGGCCGTCGGATTCCCGAAGCGAAAAGATCTGATTGTCCTGGCTGATGACGTAGAGCGCGCCATCGGCCACCGTCGGCGCGCCGCGCAGCGGTCCGCCCGGGCGCACTTGCCAGACGATGCCGCCATTGGTGACGTCGAGCGCGGCGACATAACCGAGGCCGTTGGTGGCGTAGATGCGACCGTTGTTGAAGGCGATCCCGCCGCCGTAGAGGGAGGCTTCGTTGCCGCGGTCGTTGGGGGTCTGGCTAGCCCACAGCAGCCCGCCGTTTCGCGTGTCGAAGGCACGCACGGTGCCCAGGATATCGATGGTGTAAACGCGGCCGCCGGCAACCACCGGCTCTGACGCCAGGCGCGCGGTCAGCGTACTTCCGCGGCCGCCATTGACGGTGAAGGCACGTGTCAGGGCATTGCCGAGCGCGAGATGCCCCATCGACTTGGTCGCATTCCCGCCCGACTGCGTCCATTCGCTGTTTACGGTGGCGGGAGGAAGCGACATCGGCAGTGCCGTGGTCGCCGGATCGACCTGAACGTCACTGTCCGCGGTCAGCACCGCAATGCGCTCGCCAAGAACCGGGGTCTTGGGAGTCGATTTCTTGATGATGCCGCATCCGCTGACGGCGAGCGCCGCTGTGGCGATAACGAAGAAACGGGTGATGTCAGACTTGATCATGCTTGGTCCTACTGGGCCGTCGCCGGCAGCGCCGCGCTTGCATCCACGCCGAGTGTAGCGGCGATCTGAACGGCGCGAGCGCGAAGTGCGTCCGGAACGGTGTTGTCCTTGGCGATGGTGGCAAAAAGGCGACCCGCTTCATCCCGCTTGCCCTGCTTCAACAATGCTGCGGCGGTCATTTCCCCGGCAGAGCCGAACCACGGCTGTCCCGGCTTGGCCAACGGCGCCATTCGGGCAATCACGTCTTCGGGCTTCATGCTGTCGAATTCGAGTGCAGTCTGCCGAAGGAGGGCGAGATCGCGATAGGGTTGCGGCATATCCTCGTCCCCGGACACCTCGCGATACTTGGCCAAGGCGAGCTTGATGTCGCGTTGTTCGATCGCGATCGCCGCACGGGTAAACAGCGCGGAGGCGCGAATCGCTTCGTCACTTTCGGCCGCCAGGCTATCGAGCTGCGCGGGTGCCTGGCGAATGTTTCCGTTGGCGATCGCGCGATAGATTTGCGCGAGCTGCTCGACCTGGGCTTCGGCTTTCCTGATCTGCTGCTGCTTCCAGAAAATATATCCGCCGCTGGCGACCAGGAACAGCACCACGCCGGCGATGATCCATGTGCCATATCGCTTCGCGAAGTCGCGCGCGCGGTCCCGCCGGAGGTTCTCGTCGACCTCCCGCAAAAAGGTTTCGCTAGTGTTCGGGGGTTGCGCCAAAGACGTGCCTCAGTCCGCTCGCTCGGGGTCTTCATGCCGGATCGCTTCCTTCCCCACCCTTGATGAATGGAAGCTGGCGGCGACCGTCTAGCGGCTGGCG
The sequence above is drawn from the Sphingomonas lutea genome and encodes:
- the der gene encoding ribosome biogenesis GTPase Der, whose amino-acid sequence is MPLPTVAIVGRPNVGKSTLFNRLVGKRVALVDDRPGVTRDRREGEANLLGLDFRVIDTAGFEDEDPASLPGRMRQQTEAAVNEADVALFLVDAREGLTPLDEEIGRWLRASKTPVVLVANKAEGRAAESGIFEAFGLGFGDPIALSAEHGEGVADLFEAVRPHVERDPDAEEDDEANGDHQLKLAIVGRPNAGKSTLVNRMLGEDRMITGPEAGITRDSISLDWTWQGKPVRLVDTAGLRKRAKVEDKLEKLSAADTRRAIDYAEVVVLLLDATRGLEAQDLRIASQTLEEGRALIIAVNKWDVAEQASSLFNGIKAALAEGLSQLRDVPLLTVSAKTGKGIDTLLEVAFDLREAWSKRVPTGELNRWFEGAIEANPPPAPKGQRIKLRYITQVKSRPPSFVVFGNRLDELPDSYRRYLLNAMRRDLGIGPVPLRLEFRGRANPFDRARR
- a CDS encoding PQQ-binding-like beta-propeller repeat protein, with the protein product MIKSDITRFFVIATAALAVSGCGIIKKSTPKTPVLGERIAVLTADSDVQVDPATTALPMSLPPATVNSEWTQSGGNATKSMGHLALGNALTRAFTVNGGRGSTLTARLASEPVVAGGRVYTIDILGTVRAFDTRNGGLLWASQTPNDRGNEASLYGGGIAFNNGRIYATNGLGYVAALDVTNGGIVWQVRPGGPLRGAPTVADGALYVISQDNQIFSLRESDGRQNWSQPASLEIAGIFGSAAPAVGQGTVVAGFSSGELNAYRYENGRQVWQDALQPTSIRTSVSSLSDIDADPVIDNGQVIAVGQGGRMVALELTTGQRIWEVNISGISTPWVAPEWIFVVTADAKLLCLSRATGRVRWINQLPQFERPGSKRGQIDYSGPILAGDRLIVAGSNGVLVNVDPVSGSFQSQTRVSAGINLSPIVADSTLFVFDNDGQLHAFR
- a CDS encoding tetratricopeptide repeat protein, yielding MREVDENLRRDRARDFAKRYGTWIIAGVVLFLVASGGYIFWKQQQIRKAEAQVEQLAQIYRAIANGNIRQAPAQLDSLAAESDEAIRASALFTRAAIAIEQRDIKLALAKYREVSGDEDMPQPYRDLALLRQTALEFDSMKPEDVIARMAPLAKPGQPWFGSAGEMTAAALLKQGKRDEAGRLFATIAKDNTVPDALRARAVQIAATLGVDASAALPATAQ